CGGCGATGTGTCGTTCCACGCCCTCCATCGAGACCAACAACCCGACCTGAACCGCAAACAACGCCGAGGCCGACGGCGGAGGAACCCGGATTCGTCGAGTTGCCAGCGCCCCGAGGCAGACCAACACGACGAGGAGCGCCAAGAAGGCCCCCGAGGCCACCGGCACGACGTGTGCATGGCCGCTGTGAGCGTCGACCACGGGTGGACTCATCGCCGCGTGGTGTCCGTGGCCCGGGTGAACCGACATGGCCATCGTGTCGGGAGCCGCCGGGGACTCGAGGAGGTACACCAGCTGATAGCCGCCGCAGTGGGCCGCGAGCATGCTCAGCGTCCCCAACAACCCCACCACCAGCGCGTGGGACGCCTGCGCACGCCGATGCCGCATCGGCCGGATGCTACTGCCAAGCACTACCCTGATGTCCCGGTCGGCTTCGACCGCTGGTCACTGCAGGGGGCGTGCGAACGATGGGGTTTCTCCAACCGAACCTTCCCGTCGTCGACCACGACGTGTGGGATCACCAGAGTCGCCAGGAGCGCATCGCGCCGATGACCCGGCACTTCGCGGAGTACGGCTTCGGCTCCCCCGACGTGGTCCTGGTCATGTACCTGGTGAAGATGATCGTGTTCGTCGCCGTCGGGTGGGCGTTCATCATGACAACTCCCGGCATCGACGGCTGGTTCGAACCCAGTTCGTGGTGGCAGCGCCCGGAGGCGTTCTACAAGTTCGCCCTCTGGACGATGTTGTTCGAGGTGCTCGGCCTCGGCTGCGGCTTTGGCCCCCTCAATCTCCGTTTCCTCCCACCCATGGGTTCGGCGCTGTACTGGCTTCGCCCGGGCACGATCCGGCTGCCACCGTTTCGAGGCCGGATTCCCGGCACCGGCGGCGACACTCGAAGCGTCGTCGATGCCGCGTTGTACGCGGCGCTGCTCGCATCGATCGTCGTCGCCTTGATCGGGGCGTTGACCCGCTGGGAGGTCGCGGTCGTCGTGGGGCTGTTGGCCGTGGTGGGACTTCGGGATCAGGTGATCTTTCTCGCGGCGCGCGGCGAGGTCTACGGCTCGATTGCGGTCACCTTCCTGTTCGCCACCACCGACCAGGTCACCGGAGCGAAATTCGTCATGTTGGCGATCTGGTGCGGAGCGGCCGCATCGAAACTGAACCGCCACTTCCCTTTCGTCATGGCGGCGATGCAGTCGAACAGCCCGATGTGGCGATTCGGTGGCGTCAAACGACGCCTGTATCGCAGCTTCCCGGAGGATCTGCGACCCAGCGGGTTCGCCGCGACACTGGCTCACGGTGCGACGGTCATCGAGTTTGTGGCCCCGGCGGTGTTGATGTTCAGCGGCGGCGGGACCATCACGACCGTCGCGGCGATCGTGATGATCGTTTTCCACCTCGGCATCATTTCGAGCTTTCCGATGGGAGTCCCGCTCGAATGGAACGTGTTCATGATCTGGGGAGTCGTTTTCCTGTTCCTCGCCCACCCCGGTGTCGAACTCGCAACACTGAGCCAGCCGTGGTGGATCCTCGTGCTCACGGCCGCGTTGATCGGGTTGGTCGTGTACGGGAACCTCGTTCCGGCCAGGGTCTCGTTTCTGCTGTCGATGCGGTATTACGCCGGCAACTGGGCCGCCACCGTGTGGTGTTTCCGCGGCGACTCGCTCGAACGCCTCGACCGCGGGGTGACCAAGGCGACGATGCTGCCCCACCAACAACTCGAAAGGGTCTACGGCAGTGCCGAGGAAGCGGCGATCCCACTCTTCATGGGATACGCGTTCCGCGGCTTTCACACCCACGGACGTGCGTTGTGGGCGCTGGTGCCGCGGGCTTGCGGCCCCGACCACGAGGACTATCTGGTGCTCGATGGCGAACTGGTCGCCGGGACCGTGCTCGGGTGGAACTTCGGCGACGGCCACCTTCACGACGAACGACTCATCGACGCGTTGCAGCGGCGCTGCGACTTCCGACCCGGAGATGTGCGCGTCGTGATTGTCGAGTCGCAGCCGTTTCACCGGGGAACCCAGCGGTACCGGCTGATCGACGCCGCGACCGGGTTGATCGAGACCGGACACGTGAACGTCGCCGACATGATCGTGCGCCAACCGACCGACGACGACCTGCCGCTGCACCCCGACCAGGTCGCCCAGCCAACATGAGCCGGCCGACATGAGGGATCAACTCGACGCCGTCGTCGTCGGGGCCGGGCCGAACGGGCTTGCCGCGGCGGTCGCGATCGCCCGTGCGGGATACAGCGTCGCGGTCTTCGAGGCTGCCGACACGATCGGCGGCGGTGCTCGGTCCGGCGAACTGACCGTGCCCGGCCTCGTCCACGACCTCTGTTCGGCCTCGCACCCGTTCGGTGTGGCGTCGCCATTTCTGTCGGCGCTGCCACTCGAGCAACACGGCCTCGAGTGGGTCTGGGCCGACGTCGATCTCGCCCACCCGCTCGACGACGGCACCGCAGCGTTCGCCTACCGCGACTTCGATCGAACCTGTGACGGGCTCGGCGAGGACGGGCCCCGATGGCGCTCGGTGTTCGGGCCGTTGCTGTCGACCTTCGATGCGCTCACCGGCGACATCATGGGGCCCATCCTGCGCTGGCCCGATCACCCGGTGTCGATGGCCCGCTTCGGCCTGCGCGCCGCGATGCCGGCCACCGCGATCGGGCGAAGGTTCCGCACCGAGCGGGCGCGGGCGCTGTGGATGGGTAATGCCGCGCATCTGTACCACCGGCTCGACCGGCCCTTGTCCTCCTCGGTCGGGGTG
The DNA window shown above is from Microthrixaceae bacterium and carries:
- a CDS encoding DUF3556 domain-containing protein — encoded protein: MGFLQPNLPVVDHDVWDHQSRQERIAPMTRHFAEYGFGSPDVVLVMYLVKMIVFVAVGWAFIMTTPGIDGWFEPSSWWQRPEAFYKFALWTMLFEVLGLGCGFGPLNLRFLPPMGSALYWLRPGTIRLPPFRGRIPGTGGDTRSVVDAALYAALLASIVVALIGALTRWEVAVVVGLLAVVGLRDQVIFLAARGEVYGSIAVTFLFATTDQVTGAKFVMLAIWCGAAASKLNRHFPFVMAAMQSNSPMWRFGGVKRRLYRSFPEDLRPSGFAATLAHGATVIEFVAPAVLMFSGGGTITTVAAIVMIVFHLGIISSFPMGVPLEWNVFMIWGVVFLFLAHPGVELATLSQPWWILVLTAALIGLVVYGNLVPARVSFLLSMRYYAGNWAATVWCFRGDSLERLDRGVTKATMLPHQQLERVYGSAEEAAIPLFMGYAFRGFHTHGRALWALVPRACGPDHEDYLVLDGELVAGTVLGWNFGDGHLHDERLIDALQRRCDFRPGDVRVVIVESQPFHRGTQRYRLIDAATGLIETGHVNVADMIVRQPTDDDLPLHPDQVAQPT